From Deltaproteobacteria bacterium, the proteins below share one genomic window:
- a CDS encoding glycosyltransferase family 9 protein, with product MNRFLIIRFGSIGNTLVSIPAVRAIKRRLKDSSITMIVSPGIDELIRGIKWIDDILVYDMHGEHKSLKGYLSFIHNLRSKRFDTAIMFKRFLRSELIGLLSGAKKRIGFVTDNRRSYLLTDGADYIEGDNIIGLNMKLVAPLGITDNDLSLELGIDNNSISQADQIIDKIKTTDHKSYAAIHPGGRTIKGEGLPVESYSRLIYMLEKIHSIPSIVIGDTSEIEIIDKIISLSGTQFTLKASGLPLRQIAYIIKQAKVFIGNDSGPCHIADAVQTPGVIIYPPMLGLETHLQKWKPLGEHYVAIIPPKSCGACFKYPCDQDSRIACMRNIDIEAIVNYAVTLIKGRT from the coding sequence ACCTGCTGTAAGGGCAATAAAAAGGAGGCTAAAAGACAGCTCCATTACAATGATTGTTTCCCCAGGTATTGATGAGCTTATTAGGGGCATCAAATGGATAGATGATATACTCGTTTATGACATGCATGGTGAGCACAAAAGTCTTAAAGGTTATCTTAGCTTTATTCATAATCTGCGTTCAAAACGATTTGACACAGCTATCATGTTCAAAAGATTTCTCCGAAGCGAATTAATAGGCTTATTATCCGGGGCAAAAAAAAGAATAGGATTTGTAACGGATAACAGAAGGTCTTATCTACTCACCGACGGCGCTGATTATATAGAGGGCGATAATATTATCGGGCTCAACATGAAACTTGTTGCACCGCTCGGCATTACGGATAACGATCTATCTCTTGAACTCGGCATAGATAATAATTCCATATCACAGGCCGATCAAATTATTGATAAGATTAAAACAACAGATCATAAATCTTATGCAGCGATACACCCGGGGGGTAGAACGATAAAAGGTGAAGGTTTACCGGTTGAAAGCTATTCAAGGCTTATATACATGCTTGAAAAAATACATAGCATACCTTCAATCGTAATAGGAGATACATCTGAAATTGAGATCATTGATAAAATCATAAGCCTGTCAGGCACTCAATTCACATTAAAAGCATCAGGTTTACCGTTGAGACAAATTGCTTACATTATAAAGCAGGCTAAAGTATTTATCGGGAATGACAGCGGTCCGTGTCATATCGCTGATGCTGTACAAACACCGGGTGTAATAATATACCCTCCCATGTTAGGACTTGAGACACACTTACAAAAATGGAAACCCCTGGGCGAACATTATGTAGCGATCATCCCTCCAAAATCTTGCGGAGCTTGTTTTAAATACCCATGCGATCAAGATTCAAGAATTGCATGCATGAGAAATATTGATATTGAGGCAATTGTAAATTATGCTGTTACCCTTATAAAAGGGAGAACATGA
- the rfaE1 gene encoding D-glycero-beta-D-manno-heptose-7-phosphate kinase has translation MNNIKRLSDIVDRFSKLKILVVGDIILDEFMWGSVSRISPEAPVPVVDVEKENIMLGGAANVLTNINALGGNAVICGVIGNDYNGERFMSIIKESGFSTEGIFIDPERLTSIKIRVVAQHQQVVRFDKETRDRLSKKTYINMIDFLDSRLHEFDAVIISDYGKGLLSRGIISKTLQYKKKSGLIVTVDPKIRNFRFYKGVTVITPNQKEAEDACGFEINNQKSLIRAGLLLLKRYQTEAILITRGEHGMSLFQKNGKIEHIPTAAKEVYDVTGAGDTVISALSLALATNASWLDACIISNKAAGIVVGKIGTASASVNELKKAINEI, from the coding sequence ATGAACAATATAAAAAGATTGTCAGATATTGTAGATAGGTTTAGTAAATTAAAGATACTCGTTGTTGGAGATATTATTCTGGATGAATTTATGTGGGGAAGTGTATCAAGAATATCTCCTGAAGCACCGGTTCCGGTCGTAGATGTGGAAAAAGAAAATATCATGCTCGGCGGGGCTGCAAACGTTTTGACCAACATAAACGCACTCGGAGGCAATGCAGTTATATGCGGCGTAATAGGGAATGATTATAATGGTGAACGTTTTATGTCTATAATAAAAGAATCCGGTTTTAGCACGGAGGGCATATTTATAGACCCAGAAAGACTTACATCAATAAAGATCAGGGTAGTTGCCCAGCACCAACAGGTAGTGAGATTCGACAAAGAAACGAGAGACAGGCTTTCAAAAAAAACGTACATCAACATGATCGATTTCCTTGACAGCAGACTTCATGAATTTGATGCTGTTATAATATCCGATTATGGCAAAGGACTGCTCAGCAGGGGAATAATCTCGAAAACCCTTCAATACAAAAAAAAGAGCGGGTTGATTGTCACGGTTGATCCAAAGATACGGAATTTCAGATTTTATAAAGGGGTAACAGTTATAACGCCAAATCAAAAAGAGGCTGAAGATGCCTGCGGGTTTGAGATTAACAATCAGAAAAGTCTTATACGTGCCGGTTTACTCCTTTTGAAAAGGTATCAAACGGAAGCCATCCTTATAACGCGCGGTGAACATGGCATGAGCCTTTTCCAGAAAAATGGAAAAATAGAACACATACCTACAGCAGCCAAAGAGGTTTATGATGTAACGGGTGCGGGAGACACGGTGATATCCGCACTTTCACTTGCACTTGCAACAAACGCTTCATGGCTTGACGCATGCATAATCTCAAACAAAGCGGCGGGTATTGTAGTCGGTAAAATAGGGACTGCAAGCGCATCGGTCAATGAACTTAAAAAGGCTATAAATGAGATTTAA